One Rosa chinensis cultivar Old Blush chromosome 3, RchiOBHm-V2, whole genome shotgun sequence DNA window includes the following coding sequences:
- the LOC112192363 gene encoding rust resistance kinase Lr10 isoform X4, translating to MLSWRSSQRGEYCYTSTQSLYCFRRYVITSLGDVAKATGWSLMARMILGLTVFLVIWSYKLYWKKFLKEGAVEEFFNACKKRMQRRYSYSDIKKMAIACKKKVREYWKRMRNCSYSDIKKMAIDFKNKVRQGSYRETLRRFAYSDIKTMTLDLKHRVSQGGYWKKKDDAVEEFLDSYKNLTPRRYSYWDIKKMTNDFKDKLGRGGFGSVYKGELSNGHAVAVKMLSGSKGNGQDFINEVGTIGRIHHVNVVQLIGFCSVGSKRALVYDFMPNGSLEKHIFQDQENRLALSWDRMLEIALGVARAIEYLHQGCDVQILHFDIKPHNILLDENFNSKISDFGLARFYPRDRNTISVTAIRGTMGYIAPEMFYRSIGGVSYKADVYSFGMLLMEMSGRRKNINTHVQNSSQIYFPHWIYEQLEKGLSLEIEEACENDKKIAKKMIMVALWCIQLMPADRPSMTKVLDMLEGEDGAFQMAPKPFFCPQQMPTEDLPDDSDEMDIEEVSILPENATESTSIV from the exons GATGGAGTCTGATGGCACGAATGATTCTGGGCCTTACTGTTTTTCTGGTTATCTGGAGCTATAAATTGTACTGGAAAAAGTTCCTGAAGGAAGGTGCAGTTGAAGAATTCTTCAATGCATGCAAGAAACGTATGCAAAGGCGGTATTCATACTCAGATATCAAGAAGATGGCAATTGCTTGCAAAAAAAAAGTCAGAGAATATTGGAAAAGGATGAGAAACTGTTCGTACTCAGATATTAAGAAGATGGCCATTGATTTCAAAAACAAAGTCAGGCAGGGAAGCTATAGAGAAACCTTAAGAAGGTTTGCATACTCGGACATTAAGACGATGACACTTGATTTGAAACACAGAGTCAGTCAGGGTGGCTACTGGAAAAAGAAGGATGATGCAGTTGAGGAATTTTTGGATTCATACAAGAATCTTACGCCACGCAGGTATTCTTATTGGGATATCAAGAAGATGACGAATGATTTCAAAGATAAACTTGGCCGAGGAGGCTTTGGTTCTGTTTACAAAGGAGAGCTGTCAAATGGTCATGCTGTTGCAGTAAAGATGCTGAGTGGTTCCAAAGGCAATGGACAAGATTTCATCAATGAAGTTGGCACAATAGGAAGAATCCATCATGTCAATGTGGTGCAACTAATCGGATTCTGTTCTGTGGGATCAAAACGAGCTCTTGTTTATGACTTCATGCCTAATGGATCGCTAGAAAAACATATCTTTCAGGATCAAGAAAACAG GCTTGCTCTAAGTTGGGATAGAATGCTTGAGATAGCTTTGGGGGTGGCTCGCGCTATTGAGTATCTACACCAAGGCTGTGATGTGCAAATTCTTCATTTTGATATTAAGCCTCACAACATTCTTCTTGATGaaaattttaattcaaaaatatcagACTTCGGGCTTGCAAGATTTTACCCAAGAGACCGGAACACAATTTCTGTTACTGCAATAAGAGGTACAATGGGGTATATAGCTCCGGAAATGTTCTACAGAAGTATTGGTGGTGTTTCCTACAAAGCtgatgtttatagctttggAATGTTGTTGATGGAAATGTCAGGGCGCAGGAAGAACATAAATACACATGTACAAAATTCAAGCCAAATATACTTCCCTCACTGGATTTATGAGCAACTAGAAAAGGGATTGAGCCTTGAAATTGAGGAGGCATGTGAGAATGATAAGAAAATAGCCAAGAAGATGATCATGGTTGCTTTGTGGTGCATACAACTGATGCCTGCGGACCGCCCTTCTATGACCAAGGTTTTAGATATGCTTGAAGGTGAAGATGGAGCCTTTCAAATGGCTCCGAAACCTTTCTTTTGTCCTCAACAGATGCCAACGGAGGATCTACCTGATGACAGTGATGAGATGGACATTGAAGAGGTATCTATCCTGCCAGAAAATGCTACAGAATCGACTTCCATAGTGTAA
- the LOC112192367 gene encoding tRNA-splicing endonuclease subunit Sen2-1, whose amino-acid sequence MGPRWKGKGFKAKALADPMSKVVLQLQSSLNQSNCEGFLCGCSVLLSVQAEQADLLNRSCFGEAMVTAEKDKQWFQLSLEEGFYLSYALKCLRIVEDKCLKSDEQLWQCMKSRSTLFPYFYKAYCHLRMKNWVVMSGITYGADFVAYRHHPELVHSEYAVIVSSEEEEGGANNRLRVWSDVHCATRLCGGVAKALLVLDISRNGHSADSLSCLESYTVKERTITRWNPEQCREDHTMVESENGAKEEI is encoded by the coding sequence ATGGGGCCTAGATGGAAAGGAAAGGGCTTCAAAGCTAAAGCTCTTGCAGACCCCATGTCAAAGGTAGTACTGCAGCTTCAGTCTTCTCTAAATCAATCGAACTGTGAAGGGTTTCTATGTGGGTGTAGTGTGCTTCTGTCAGTTCAAGCAGAACAAGCTGATCTCCTTAACCGTTCGTGCTTTGGTGAAGCCATGGTCACTGCTGAGAAGGATAAACAATGGTTTCAGTTGAGTTTGGAGGAGGGCTTTTATCTAAGCTATGCTCTAAAATGCCTCAGGATAGTTGAAGATAAATGTCTGAAGAGTGATGAGCAGCTATGGCAGTGCATGAAGTCTAGAAGCACATTGTTTCCGTATTTTTATAAGGCCTATTGTCATCTTAGAATGAAGAATTGGGTTGTTATGTCGGGGATTACGTATGGTGCGGACTTTGTTGCTTACCGTCATCATCCAGAGTTGGTACATTCTGAATATGCGGTGATTGTGTcatcggaggaggaggagggtggTGCAAATAATCGATTGAGGGTGTGGTCTGATGTGCATTGCGCTACTCGGCTTTGTGGAGGTGTGGCAAAGGCATTACTGGTTCTTGATATCAGCAGAAATGGTCATAGTGCAGACTCTTTATCGTGTTTGGAGAGTTATACTGTCAAGGAGCGCACGATAACAAGATGGAATCCAGAACAGTGCCGCGAAGATCATACAATGGTTGAAAGTGAAAATGGAGCCAAGGAAGAGATTTAG
- the LOC112192368 gene encoding exosome complex component CSL4, translating to MGNDTELVTPGEKLGRASEFKAGRGAYVSPDNLTVYASLTGLRHIVSPPPDSPDQRPIVEVTGHKAHGAIPEPGSIVIARVTKVMARMASADIMCLGTKSVRENFTGIIRLQDIRATEIDKVDMHKSFHPGDIVRAIVLSLGDARAYFLSTAKNELGVISAQSAAGVPMVAISWTEMQCPITGQIEHRKVAKVGG from the exons ATGGGGAACGATACAGAGTTGGTGACCCCAGGTGAAAAGCTTGGAAGAGCCTCCGAATTCAAAGCAGGCAGAGGTGCCTACGTGTCACCTGATAATCTCACCGTCTACGCTTCCCTCACTGGCCTCCGCCACATCGTATCCCCGCCTCCTGACTCACCGGACCAG AGACCCATTGTGGAAGTAACTGGTCACAAGGCCCATGGTGCTATTCCGGAGCCTGGATCTATTGTCATTGCTAGA GTTACCAAAGTGATGGCCAGAATGGCTTCTGCTGATATCATGTGTCTAGGCACTAAGTCTGTGCGGGAAAACTTTACCGGCATTATTAG GCTTCAAGATATTAGAGCAACCGAGATTGATAAAGTGGATATGCACAAGTCTTTTCACCCTGGTGACATTGTCAGAGCTATTGTG CTATCCCTTGGAGACGCAAGAGCTTACTTTCTGTCAACTGCAAAGAATGAGCTGGGTGTTATTTCTGCTCAGAGTGCAGCAG GTGTGCCAATGGTGGCAATAAGTTGGACAGAGATGCAATGCCCCATCACAGGGCAAATTGAGCACAGAAAGGTTGCTAAGGTCGGAGGATAA
- the LOC112195028 gene encoding uncharacterized protein LOC112195028 — MATTSNSAVSTFPNLNITVESNPSDSRLSELDINSWPKWGCAPGKYTLKFEAAETCYLVRGRVKVYPKGCSSSSSSEFVEFGEGDLVTIPKGLRCIWDVSVAIDKHYKFESSSS, encoded by the exons ATGGCAACAACATCAAACTCTGCAGTTTCAACATTTCCTAATCTAAACATCACAGTGGAAAGCAATCCCTCGGATTCACGCTTATCTGAATTGGATATAAACTCATGGCCAAA ATGGGGATGTGCACCAGGGAAGTACACACTTAAGTTTGAGGCAGCAGAGACATGTTATCTGGTAAGAGGCAGAGTGAAGGTGTATCCTAAAGGATGCTCATCATCATCTTCGTCTGAGTTTGTAGAGTTTGGAGAAGGAGACCTTGTAACCATTCCCAAAGGACTCAGGTGCATATGGGATGTATCAGTTGCCATTGATAAACACTACAAGTTTGAGTCTTCTTCATCCTAG
- the LOC112193232 gene encoding bifunctional TH2 protein, mitochondrial isoform X1, which produces MRLMRLLFPPNPIKTPQTLFTSLRSLSLSSMAIPPPKSAIPSAAADNEAGLARRFWIKFRRESIFALFHPFSLCLASGDLKIESFRSYIAQDAHFLKAFAHAYELAEECADDDDAKLGISELRSAVLQELKMHNSFVQEWGLDAKDISISSAAVKYTEFLLATASGKVEGVKGPGKLATPFERTKVAAYTLGAMTPCMRLYAFIGKEFKALLDPKDDTHPYKKWIDNYSSESFQASAVQTEELLDKLSVSLTGEELDIIEKLYHQAMKLEIEFFSAQSLLQPTVVPLIKEHDSAKDRLMIFSDFDLTCTVVDSSAILAEIAIVTAPKPDQNQSEDQIMRMSSADLRNTWGLLSKQYTEEYEQCIESIIPTKRVFPFYWFVAEFVYNNLHKALEQLSEFEKKANNRVIESGVLKGLNIEDIKRAGERLILQDGCIDFFKKIIKSDNLNANVHVLSYCWCGDLIRSAFSSGGLHEPNVHANEFTFEESISTGKIVKKVESPIDKVQAFRDIIKSCQSDRKNLTIYIGDSVGDLLCLLEADIGIVIGSSSSLRRVGTQFGVSFVPLFPGLVKKQKECVEGRSSNWKGLTGILYTASSWAEIHAFILGY; this is translated from the exons ATGCGATTGATGCGCTTACTCTTCCCTCCAAACCCAATCAAAACCCCCCAAACCCTCTTCACCTCCCTCCgatccctctccctctcctcaATGGCCATACCCCCTCCCAAGTCCGCCATCCCCTCCGCCGCCGCCGACAACGAGGCCGGCCTCGCCCGCCGCTTCTGGATCAAGTTCCGCCGCGAATCGATTTTCGCTCTGTTCCATCCCTTCTCGCTCTGCTTGGCCTCCGGCGACCTCAAGATTGAGTCTTTCCGCAGCTACATCGCCCAAGATGCTCACTTTCTCAAGGCCTTTGCCCACGC GTATGAGTTGGCAGAAGAGTGCGCGGATGACGATGATGCAAAGCTGGGAATTTCTGAGTTAAGGAGTGCTGTTCTTCAGGAACTGAAAATGCATAATTCATTCGTGCAG GAATGGGGTTTAGATGCTAAGGACATCTCTATCAGCTCTGCAGCAGTAAAGTACACAGAATTCTTATTGGCAACAGCCTCTGGTAAAGTTGAAGGAGTAAAAGGCCCTGGTAAACTTGCAACTCCATTTGAAAGAACCAAAGTTGCTGCTTACACCCTTGGTGCCATGACTCCTTGCATGAGATTGTATGCCTTTATAGGTAAGGAGTTCAAGGCACTTCTAGATCCCAAAGACGACACTCATCCATACAAGAAGTGGATCGACAATTATTCTTCCGAAAGTTTTCAG GCATCAGCTGTGCAAACTGAAGAGTTGCTGGATAAGCTAAGTGTCTCTTTGACTGGTGAGGAGCTTGACATCATTGAAAAGCTTTATCATCAAGCCATGAAACTTGAGATAGAGTTCTTTTCAGCCCAGTCACTTCTTCAACCAACTGTAGTTCCTCTTATCAAAGAGCATGACTCTGCAAAAGATCGCCTCatgatattttcagattttgatttgACTTGTACTGTTGTTGATTCATCTGCCATTTTGGCTGAAATTGCAATAGTAACTGCCCCAAAACCAGATCAAAATCAATCTGAAGATCAGATTATGCGGATGTCGTCGGCTGATCTCAGAAATACATGGGGCCTTCTTTCCAAGCAGTACACAGAAGAGTACGAGCAATGCATAGAAAGCATTATTCCTACTAAAAGAG TTTTCCCTTTTTATTGGTTTGTAGCGGAGTTTGTCTATAACAATCTGCATAAAGCGCTCGAGCAACTTTCAGAGTTCGAGAAAAAGGCAAACAATAGAGTGATAGAGTCAGGGGTTCTGAAGGGTCTTAATATTGAAGATATAAAAAGAGCTGGTGAACGTCTCATTCTTCAAGATGGTTGTATTGATTTCTTCAAGAAAATTATCAAAAGTGATAACTTGAATGCAAATGTTCATGTTCTTTCGTATTGTTGGTGTGGTGATCTTATTAGGTCAGCTTTTTCATCAG GGGGTTTACATGAACCAAATGTTCATGCAAATGAGTTCACATTTGAAGAATCTATTTCCACTGGTAAAATTGTTAAGAAGGTGGAGTCTCCTATTGACAAGGTTCAAGCTTTCAGAGATATTATAAAAAGTTGTCAAAGTGACAGGAAGAACTTGACTATTTACATTGGAGACTCGGTGGGTGACTTACTATGCCTCCTGGAGGCAGATATAGGAATTGTCATAGGGTCAAGCTCAAGCCTGAGGAGAGTGGGAACTCAATTCGGTGTTTCTTTTGTTCCACTGTTTCCTGGTTTAgttaagaaacaaaaagaatgcGTTGAAGGAAGGTCTTCTAATTGGAAAGGGTTAACTGGCATTCTTTATACAGCATCTAGTTGGGCTGAAATTCATGCCTTCATTTTGGGGTATTAa
- the LOC112193232 gene encoding bifunctional TH2 protein, mitochondrial isoform X2, which translates to MRLMRLLFPPNPIKTPQTLFTSLRSLSLSSMAIPPPKSAIPSAAADNEAGLARRFWIKFRRESIFALFHPFSLCLASGDLKIESFRSYIAQDAHFLKAFAHAYELAEECADDDDAKLGISELRSAVLQELKMHNSFVQEWGLDAKDISISSAAVKYTEFLLATASGKVEGVKGPGKLATPFERTKVAAYTLGAMTPCMRLYAFIGKEFKALLDPKDDTHPYKKWIDNYSSESFQASAVQTEELLDKLSVSLTGEELDIIEKLYHQAMKLEIEFFSAQSLLQPTVVPLIKEHDSAKDRLMIFSDFDLTCTVVDSSAILAEIAIVTAPKPDQNQSEDQIMRMSSADLRNTWGLLSKQYTEEYEQCIESIIPTKRAEFVYNNLHKALEQLSEFEKKANNRVIESGVLKGLNIEDIKRAGERLILQDGCIDFFKKIIKSDNLNANVHVLSYCWCGDLIRSAFSSGGLHEPNVHANEFTFEESISTGKIVKKVESPIDKVQAFRDIIKSCQSDRKNLTIYIGDSVGDLLCLLEADIGIVIGSSSSLRRVGTQFGVSFVPLFPGLVKKQKECVEGRSSNWKGLTGILYTASSWAEIHAFILGY; encoded by the exons ATGCGATTGATGCGCTTACTCTTCCCTCCAAACCCAATCAAAACCCCCCAAACCCTCTTCACCTCCCTCCgatccctctccctctcctcaATGGCCATACCCCCTCCCAAGTCCGCCATCCCCTCCGCCGCCGCCGACAACGAGGCCGGCCTCGCCCGCCGCTTCTGGATCAAGTTCCGCCGCGAATCGATTTTCGCTCTGTTCCATCCCTTCTCGCTCTGCTTGGCCTCCGGCGACCTCAAGATTGAGTCTTTCCGCAGCTACATCGCCCAAGATGCTCACTTTCTCAAGGCCTTTGCCCACGC GTATGAGTTGGCAGAAGAGTGCGCGGATGACGATGATGCAAAGCTGGGAATTTCTGAGTTAAGGAGTGCTGTTCTTCAGGAACTGAAAATGCATAATTCATTCGTGCAG GAATGGGGTTTAGATGCTAAGGACATCTCTATCAGCTCTGCAGCAGTAAAGTACACAGAATTCTTATTGGCAACAGCCTCTGGTAAAGTTGAAGGAGTAAAAGGCCCTGGTAAACTTGCAACTCCATTTGAAAGAACCAAAGTTGCTGCTTACACCCTTGGTGCCATGACTCCTTGCATGAGATTGTATGCCTTTATAGGTAAGGAGTTCAAGGCACTTCTAGATCCCAAAGACGACACTCATCCATACAAGAAGTGGATCGACAATTATTCTTCCGAAAGTTTTCAG GCATCAGCTGTGCAAACTGAAGAGTTGCTGGATAAGCTAAGTGTCTCTTTGACTGGTGAGGAGCTTGACATCATTGAAAAGCTTTATCATCAAGCCATGAAACTTGAGATAGAGTTCTTTTCAGCCCAGTCACTTCTTCAACCAACTGTAGTTCCTCTTATCAAAGAGCATGACTCTGCAAAAGATCGCCTCatgatattttcagattttgatttgACTTGTACTGTTGTTGATTCATCTGCCATTTTGGCTGAAATTGCAATAGTAACTGCCCCAAAACCAGATCAAAATCAATCTGAAGATCAGATTATGCGGATGTCGTCGGCTGATCTCAGAAATACATGGGGCCTTCTTTCCAAGCAGTACACAGAAGAGTACGAGCAATGCATAGAAAGCATTATTCCTACTAAAAGAG CGGAGTTTGTCTATAACAATCTGCATAAAGCGCTCGAGCAACTTTCAGAGTTCGAGAAAAAGGCAAACAATAGAGTGATAGAGTCAGGGGTTCTGAAGGGTCTTAATATTGAAGATATAAAAAGAGCTGGTGAACGTCTCATTCTTCAAGATGGTTGTATTGATTTCTTCAAGAAAATTATCAAAAGTGATAACTTGAATGCAAATGTTCATGTTCTTTCGTATTGTTGGTGTGGTGATCTTATTAGGTCAGCTTTTTCATCAG GGGGTTTACATGAACCAAATGTTCATGCAAATGAGTTCACATTTGAAGAATCTATTTCCACTGGTAAAATTGTTAAGAAGGTGGAGTCTCCTATTGACAAGGTTCAAGCTTTCAGAGATATTATAAAAAGTTGTCAAAGTGACAGGAAGAACTTGACTATTTACATTGGAGACTCGGTGGGTGACTTACTATGCCTCCTGGAGGCAGATATAGGAATTGTCATAGGGTCAAGCTCAAGCCTGAGGAGAGTGGGAACTCAATTCGGTGTTTCTTTTGTTCCACTGTTTCCTGGTTTAgttaagaaacaaaaagaatgcGTTGAAGGAAGGTCTTCTAATTGGAAAGGGTTAACTGGCATTCTTTATACAGCATCTAGTTGGGCTGAAATTCATGCCTTCATTTTGGGGTATTAa
- the LOC112193232 gene encoding bifunctional TH2 protein, mitochondrial isoform X3 yields MRYELAEECADDDDAKLGISELRSAVLQELKMHNSFVQEWGLDAKDISISSAAVKYTEFLLATASGKVEGVKGPGKLATPFERTKVAAYTLGAMTPCMRLYAFIGKEFKALLDPKDDTHPYKKWIDNYSSESFQASAVQTEELLDKLSVSLTGEELDIIEKLYHQAMKLEIEFFSAQSLLQPTVVPLIKEHDSAKDRLMIFSDFDLTCTVVDSSAILAEIAIVTAPKPDQNQSEDQIMRMSSADLRNTWGLLSKQYTEEYEQCIESIIPTKRVFPFYWFVAEFVYNNLHKALEQLSEFEKKANNRVIESGVLKGLNIEDIKRAGERLILQDGCIDFFKKIIKSDNLNANVHVLSYCWCGDLIRSAFSSGGLHEPNVHANEFTFEESISTGKIVKKVESPIDKVQAFRDIIKSCQSDRKNLTIYIGDSVGDLLCLLEADIGIVIGSSSSLRRVGTQFGVSFVPLFPGLVKKQKECVEGRSSNWKGLTGILYTASSWAEIHAFILGY; encoded by the exons ATGAG GTATGAGTTGGCAGAAGAGTGCGCGGATGACGATGATGCAAAGCTGGGAATTTCTGAGTTAAGGAGTGCTGTTCTTCAGGAACTGAAAATGCATAATTCATTCGTGCAG GAATGGGGTTTAGATGCTAAGGACATCTCTATCAGCTCTGCAGCAGTAAAGTACACAGAATTCTTATTGGCAACAGCCTCTGGTAAAGTTGAAGGAGTAAAAGGCCCTGGTAAACTTGCAACTCCATTTGAAAGAACCAAAGTTGCTGCTTACACCCTTGGTGCCATGACTCCTTGCATGAGATTGTATGCCTTTATAGGTAAGGAGTTCAAGGCACTTCTAGATCCCAAAGACGACACTCATCCATACAAGAAGTGGATCGACAATTATTCTTCCGAAAGTTTTCAG GCATCAGCTGTGCAAACTGAAGAGTTGCTGGATAAGCTAAGTGTCTCTTTGACTGGTGAGGAGCTTGACATCATTGAAAAGCTTTATCATCAAGCCATGAAACTTGAGATAGAGTTCTTTTCAGCCCAGTCACTTCTTCAACCAACTGTAGTTCCTCTTATCAAAGAGCATGACTCTGCAAAAGATCGCCTCatgatattttcagattttgatttgACTTGTACTGTTGTTGATTCATCTGCCATTTTGGCTGAAATTGCAATAGTAACTGCCCCAAAACCAGATCAAAATCAATCTGAAGATCAGATTATGCGGATGTCGTCGGCTGATCTCAGAAATACATGGGGCCTTCTTTCCAAGCAGTACACAGAAGAGTACGAGCAATGCATAGAAAGCATTATTCCTACTAAAAGAG TTTTCCCTTTTTATTGGTTTGTAGCGGAGTTTGTCTATAACAATCTGCATAAAGCGCTCGAGCAACTTTCAGAGTTCGAGAAAAAGGCAAACAATAGAGTGATAGAGTCAGGGGTTCTGAAGGGTCTTAATATTGAAGATATAAAAAGAGCTGGTGAACGTCTCATTCTTCAAGATGGTTGTATTGATTTCTTCAAGAAAATTATCAAAAGTGATAACTTGAATGCAAATGTTCATGTTCTTTCGTATTGTTGGTGTGGTGATCTTATTAGGTCAGCTTTTTCATCAG GGGGTTTACATGAACCAAATGTTCATGCAAATGAGTTCACATTTGAAGAATCTATTTCCACTGGTAAAATTGTTAAGAAGGTGGAGTCTCCTATTGACAAGGTTCAAGCTTTCAGAGATATTATAAAAAGTTGTCAAAGTGACAGGAAGAACTTGACTATTTACATTGGAGACTCGGTGGGTGACTTACTATGCCTCCTGGAGGCAGATATAGGAATTGTCATAGGGTCAAGCTCAAGCCTGAGGAGAGTGGGAACTCAATTCGGTGTTTCTTTTGTTCCACTGTTTCCTGGTTTAgttaagaaacaaaaagaatgcGTTGAAGGAAGGTCTTCTAATTGGAAAGGGTTAACTGGCATTCTTTATACAGCATCTAGTTGGGCTGAAATTCATGCCTTCATTTTGGGGTATTAa